A genomic stretch from Prochlorococcus marinus str. MIT 9312 includes:
- a CDS encoding DUF751 family protein → MGEFFSNVARYPKYLISIIIGGLVALLEPLFKNRSNPLTIVGLISSVLSAFITVYFVLQAMTNPINLQS, encoded by the coding sequence ATGGGCGAATTTTTCTCTAATGTTGCAAGATATCCCAAGTATTTAATATCTATTATTATTGGAGGACTTGTTGCACTGCTTGAACCTTTATTCAAGAATCGATCAAATCCACTCACAATAGTAGGTTTAATATCTTCTGTTTTAAGTGCTTTCATAACAGTCTATTTTGTCTTGCAAGCAATGACAAATCCAATAAATTTACAATCATAA
- the rbfA gene encoding 30S ribosome-binding factor RbfA encodes MPNNFRLAKVSSLLKKEITLILQNDLENDLIRDYFVNISKIDLSGDLQHCKIYITSTAKETVRKEIVANLNTAKSFIRNNLGKRIEMRRVPEIIFKEDIVLDKGLSVLKLLDELKNKHQDKNYEDKDANS; translated from the coding sequence ATGCCAAATAATTTCCGTCTTGCAAAAGTTTCTTCTCTTTTAAAGAAAGAAATCACCCTTATTTTGCAAAATGATTTGGAAAATGATCTTATTAGAGATTATTTCGTCAATATTTCTAAGATTGATTTATCAGGTGATTTACAACACTGTAAAATTTACATAACTTCAACTGCTAAAGAGACAGTAAGGAAAGAGATTGTGGCAAATTTGAATACCGCTAAAAGCTTTATAAGAAATAATTTAGGAAAAAGAATAGAGATGAGAAGAGTTCCAGAGATAATTTTTAAAGAAGATATTGTTCTTGACAAAGGATTATCAGTCTTGAAACTTCTTGATGAATTAAAAAATAAACATCAAGACAAGAATTATGAGGATAAGGATGCCAATAGTTGA